The proteins below come from a single Nocardiopsis gilva YIM 90087 genomic window:
- a CDS encoding methionyl-tRNA formyltransferase, with amino-acid sequence MRVVMFGYQTWGHRTLQALLESDHEVVMVVTHPKSDHAYERIWSDSVAELAEEHGVPVLLRDRPDDDELLQALKEAEPDIIVANNWRTWIPPRVYDLPPRGTLNVHDSLLPAYAGFSPIIWALINGEKEVGVTAHLMNEDLDAGDIVKQLAVEVGPKDTAADLVAKTVDLITPIVTEALDLIAAGRTDWQKQDPSQASFFHKRSIEDSRIDWNWPAEDLDRLVRAQCDPYPNAFTHYKGERIRILEADVSQKRYGGTPGRIFIPEGDGVAIVAGADARTGRNHALVIKRVRTDDGTEYAATEYFRKMGGYLTAHP; translated from the coding sequence ATGCGGGTCGTCATGTTCGGGTACCAGACCTGGGGGCACCGCACGCTCCAGGCGCTTCTGGAGTCCGATCACGAGGTCGTCATGGTCGTCACGCATCCCAAGAGCGACCACGCCTATGAGCGGATCTGGAGTGATTCGGTAGCCGAGCTCGCCGAGGAGCACGGGGTTCCCGTGCTGCTCCGCGACCGCCCCGACGACGACGAGCTGCTGCAGGCGCTCAAGGAGGCCGAACCCGACATCATCGTCGCCAACAACTGGCGGACCTGGATTCCGCCGCGCGTCTACGACCTCCCCCCGCGCGGCACGCTCAACGTCCACGACTCCCTCCTGCCCGCCTACGCGGGCTTCTCCCCCATCATCTGGGCGCTGATCAACGGGGAGAAGGAGGTCGGCGTCACCGCGCACCTGATGAACGAGGATCTCGACGCGGGCGACATCGTCAAGCAGCTGGCGGTCGAGGTCGGCCCGAAGGACACCGCCGCCGACCTCGTCGCCAAGACCGTGGACCTCATCACACCGATCGTCACCGAGGCGCTCGACCTCATCGCCGCGGGCCGCACCGACTGGCAGAAGCAGGACCCGTCGCAGGCCAGCTTCTTCCACAAACGGTCCATCGAGGACAGCCGCATCGACTGGAACTGGCCGGCCGAGGACCTGGATCGGCTCGTGCGCGCCCAGTGCGACCCGTATCCGAACGCCTTTACGCACTACAAGGGCGAGCGGATCCGGATTCTGGAGGCCGACGTCTCGCAGAAGCGCTACGGCGGCACGCCGGGGCGCATCTTCATCCCCGAAGGCGACGGTGTGGCGATCGTCGCAGGCGCCGACGCCCGCACCGGCCGCAACCACGCCCTGGTGATCAAGCGCGTGCGCACCGACGACGGCACGGAGTACGCGGCCACCGAGTACTTCCGCAAGATGGGCGGCTACCTCACCGCCCACCCGTAG
- a CDS encoding HhH-GDP family DNA glycosylase codes for MTTPTDIARAVVREAGQTLAERAGIRMADRPEPLWQLLVLVNLLSARISADIAIAAARELYAAGGATPAGMAELDWQDRVDALGRGRYVRYDESTATRLGECARIVLDEYNGDLRRLADEAGGDRRPLSTALRRFPGIGPTGATMFCREAQAVWAWLCPFADDLSLRGAERVGLPASEPELGGLVPKQDTAALAAGLVSIARDADLAERVRGGAG; via the coding sequence ATGACCACCCCTACCGACATCGCTCGGGCCGTGGTCCGCGAGGCCGGTCAGACGCTGGCGGAGCGGGCCGGGATCCGCATGGCGGACCGTCCCGAGCCGCTGTGGCAGCTGCTGGTGCTGGTGAACCTGCTCTCCGCGCGCATCTCCGCCGACATCGCGATCGCCGCGGCACGGGAACTCTACGCGGCCGGTGGCGCGACCCCGGCCGGGATGGCCGAACTCGACTGGCAGGACAGGGTGGACGCGCTGGGGCGCGGCCGCTATGTCCGCTACGACGAGAGCACCGCGACCCGGCTCGGCGAGTGCGCGCGGATCGTGCTCGACGAGTACAACGGCGACCTGCGCCGACTCGCGGATGAGGCGGGCGGCGATCGCCGCCCGCTCAGCACCGCACTGCGCCGCTTCCCCGGGATCGGCCCGACGGGCGCGACGATGTTCTGCCGCGAGGCCCAGGCGGTGTGGGCGTGGCTGTGCCCCTTCGCCGACGACCTCAGCCTGCGCGGCGCCGAACGCGTCGGGCTGCCCGCCTCGGAGCCGGAACTGGGCGGGCTGGTCCCCAAGCAGGACACCGCCGCTCTGGCTGCCGGGCTGGTGAGCATCGCCCGCGACGCCGACCTCGCCGAGCGGGTGCGCGGCGGCGCCGGGTGA
- a CDS encoding D-arabinono-1,4-lactone oxidase — translation MDRRRTNWAGNITFRAARMHFPASIEQLRHLIARSTRVRALGSAHSFSDIADGPGDLVCLDDLPATIEVDGERSTVTVGAGVRYAELGRLLHEKGYALHNLGSLPHISVVGSCATATHGSGDANGGLATAVREMEMVTAEGDLVVLRSDDPDDRFNGAVVGLGALGVVVRMTLDIGPTFDMRQHVYEGLPAEALDDHLTEITSSGYSVSLFTTWRGPLIDQVWVKRKVDGHGTEPTGATGTTAPDPAPPGPDRFGARLADAPRHPIVELSAVNCTEQLGVRGPWFARLPHFRPDVTPSSGEELQAEYLVPRRHAVAAFRALDAIRARIAPVVQVSEIRTVAADELWMSPAYRRDAVAFHFTWIADAEAVLPVMALVEERLAPFEARPHWGKLFTTPPRVLRPLYERLPDFQRLVHDYDPTGKFGNDFLGRNLLGGA, via the coding sequence ATGGACCGGCGGCGGACGAACTGGGCGGGAAACATCACCTTCCGCGCGGCGCGCATGCATTTTCCCGCGTCGATCGAGCAGCTGCGGCACCTCATCGCGCGCAGTACCAGGGTGCGCGCCCTGGGGTCCGCCCATTCGTTCAGCGACATCGCCGACGGGCCCGGGGATCTGGTCTGCCTCGACGACCTACCCGCCACGATCGAGGTGGACGGCGAGCGCTCGACCGTGACCGTCGGTGCGGGCGTGCGCTACGCGGAGCTCGGGCGGCTGCTGCACGAGAAGGGCTACGCTCTGCACAACCTCGGTTCGCTGCCGCACATCTCGGTGGTCGGATCGTGCGCGACCGCGACGCACGGCTCGGGGGACGCCAACGGCGGTCTCGCCACGGCCGTGCGCGAGATGGAGATGGTCACCGCCGAGGGCGACCTCGTCGTTCTTCGTAGCGACGATCCGGACGACCGGTTCAACGGGGCGGTCGTCGGTCTGGGTGCCCTCGGCGTCGTTGTCCGGATGACCCTCGACATCGGGCCGACGTTCGACATGCGGCAGCACGTCTACGAAGGGCTGCCGGCCGAGGCCCTGGACGACCACCTCACCGAGATCACGTCCAGCGGCTACAGCGTCAGCCTGTTCACCACCTGGCGGGGGCCGCTGATCGACCAGGTGTGGGTCAAGCGCAAGGTCGACGGTCACGGCACCGAGCCGACGGGCGCCACCGGCACCACGGCGCCCGATCCCGCGCCGCCGGGGCCGGACCGGTTCGGGGCGCGGCTCGCGGACGCTCCCCGCCACCCCATCGTGGAACTGTCGGCGGTCAACTGCACCGAGCAGCTGGGAGTGCGCGGCCCCTGGTTCGCGCGGCTGCCGCATTTCCGGCCCGACGTCACCCCGAGCAGCGGTGAGGAACTGCAGGCGGAGTACCTCGTGCCGCGCCGCCACGCGGTCGCGGCGTTCCGTGCGCTGGACGCCATCCGTGCCCGCATCGCGCCGGTCGTGCAGGTCAGCGAGATCCGCACGGTCGCCGCCGACGAGCTGTGGATGAGCCCCGCCTACCGCCGCGACGCGGTCGCGTTCCACTTCACCTGGATCGCCGACGCCGAGGCGGTGCTGCCCGTGATGGCGCTGGTCGAGGAGCGGCTGGCACCCTTCGAGGCGCGCCCCCACTGGGGGAAGCTGTTCACCACGCCGCCGCGGGTGCTGCGCCCGCTCTACGAGCGCCTGCCCGACTTCCAGCGGCTGGTGCACGACTACGACCCGACCGGGAAATTCGGCAACGACTTCCTCGGCCGCAATCTCCTCGGCGGCGCGTGA
- a CDS encoding SHOCT domain-containing protein, giving the protein MHGWYEVLGSWGHVLMGLSTVVFWALIIVAFVLLVRYAVREGHRDGEAWHKAAEQTLGERFARGEIDAEEYQDQLRMLRSATGQSH; this is encoded by the coding sequence ATGCACGGATGGTACGAGGTGTTGGGCTCGTGGGGGCACGTTCTTATGGGCCTGAGCACGGTGGTGTTCTGGGCCCTGATCATCGTGGCCTTCGTTCTTCTGGTCCGATATGCCGTCCGGGAGGGGCACCGGGACGGAGAAGCGTGGCACAAGGCGGCGGAGCAGACGCTCGGCGAGCGGTTCGCGCGCGGTGAGATCGACGCTGAGGAGTACCAGGACCAGTTGCGGATGCTGCGTTCGGCGACGGGTCAGAGCCACTGA
- a CDS encoding DUF2293 domain-containing protein, translated as MHKESPDNDLHTTKLGQRVAAAAQEAVARRGSVSPVDVLTGIGWLSGNQVDAWHQGRIDHLEQAVQVPPDKLARAAALLRAWAREHGLNAEEASYAAATRDRRELRFTAEGDPALERAYRTHWLAPDLTEAQRRRIEQKRATAPDLMVVVADGDWSCAECGDGGADGGDLFLLEDGQRICLLCAEMDHLVLLPSGNATLTRRAKKASGLSAVTVRWDRRRKRYQRRGILVEATALERAEEQCLADEDLRARRRERDAVRRAEQDVELEARITKEILCQFPGCPEERAQRIARHTATRGSGRVGRSAAGREVEPKAVRRAVVASVRHEETGYDAMLMAGVAREEARARIADDIDRVLAGWSSPA; from the coding sequence GTGCACAAGGAGAGCCCGGACAACGATCTTCACACCACCAAGCTCGGCCAGCGCGTCGCCGCTGCGGCGCAGGAGGCGGTCGCTCGGCGCGGCTCTGTCTCGCCGGTCGACGTGCTGACCGGTATCGGCTGGCTGTCGGGAAACCAGGTGGACGCCTGGCATCAGGGCCGGATCGACCACCTCGAGCAGGCCGTCCAGGTGCCGCCGGACAAGCTCGCGCGTGCCGCGGCGCTGTTGCGCGCGTGGGCGCGGGAGCACGGCCTAAACGCCGAGGAGGCCTCCTACGCCGCCGCCACCCGCGACCGGCGGGAGCTGCGCTTCACCGCTGAGGGGGACCCGGCGCTGGAGCGGGCCTACCGGACGCACTGGCTCGCCCCTGATCTCACCGAGGCGCAGCGCAGGCGCATCGAGCAAAAGCGCGCCACGGCGCCAGATCTGATGGTCGTCGTGGCCGACGGGGACTGGTCCTGCGCCGAGTGCGGCGACGGCGGTGCCGATGGTGGCGACCTGTTCTTGCTGGAGGACGGCCAGCGGATCTGTCTGCTCTGCGCGGAGATGGACCACCTCGTCCTCCTGCCGTCCGGCAACGCCACGCTCACCCGCCGCGCGAAGAAGGCGAGCGGGCTGTCGGCGGTGACCGTCCGGTGGGACCGTCGTCGCAAGCGCTACCAGCGGCGCGGCATCCTCGTCGAAGCGACCGCGCTGGAGCGCGCCGAGGAGCAGTGCCTGGCGGACGAGGACCTGCGGGCACGGCGGCGGGAGCGCGACGCCGTCCGTCGGGCGGAACAGGACGTGGAGCTGGAGGCGCGCATCACCAAAGAGATCCTGTGCCAGTTCCCCGGTTGTCCGGAGGAGCGCGCGCAGCGCATCGCCCGGCACACCGCGACCCGCGGCAGCGGCCGCGTCGGCCGCTCGGCGGCCGGGCGGGAGGTCGAGCCGAAGGCGGTACGGCGCGCCGTCGTCGCGTCAGTGCGTCATGAGGAGACCGGCTACGACGCGATGCTGATGGCGGGCGTCGCCCGTGAGGAGGCCCGCGCGCGGATCGCCGACGACATCGACCGGGTCCTCGCCGGCTGGTCCTCACCCGCCTGA
- a CDS encoding DoxX family protein, protein MDIVVLIGRVLFVIIFLTSAAGHLTQPKGMAGYAQSKGVPAPTAAVFVSGIVLALGGLSVLLGIWPDLGALLLVVFLVPTALLMHSFWQESEGEARQTEMIQFNKDIGLAGAALMLFAFFAATPDLGLTITGPLFTIV, encoded by the coding sequence ATGGACATCGTGGTGCTCATCGGACGTGTTCTCTTCGTGATCATCTTCCTTACCTCGGCAGCCGGCCACCTCACCCAGCCCAAGGGGATGGCCGGTTACGCGCAGTCGAAGGGGGTTCCCGCACCCACGGCCGCGGTGTTCGTCAGCGGCATCGTGCTCGCCCTGGGCGGGCTCAGTGTCCTGCTCGGGATCTGGCCCGACCTCGGGGCGCTGCTGCTCGTGGTCTTCCTGGTCCCCACCGCGCTGCTCATGCACTCCTTCTGGCAGGAGAGCGAGGGTGAGGCGCGGCAGACGGAGATGATCCAGTTCAACAAGGACATCGGCCTGGCCGGTGCGGCGCTGATGCTGTTCGCCTTCTTCGCCGCCACGCCTGATCTCGGGCTGACGATCACCGGTCCGCTCTTCACCATCGTCTGA
- the xylA gene encoding xylose isomerase — translation MTDHQPTPEDRFSFGLWTVGWRGVNTFGEAIRPPLDAVDAVHRLADLGAYGVTFHDDDLIPPGSPPADRDGILKRFRAALDATGMVVPMVTTNLFSHPVFRDGGFTSNRRDVRRYALRKVIRNIDLAAELGARTYVCWGGQDGAETEAGKDDRAALDRLREAFDILCGYVRDQGYDLRFAIEPKPNEPRGDVLLPTVGHALAFITELAHPDMVGVNPEVGHEQMAGLNFTHALAQALWHGKLFHIDLNGQRGVKYDQDLRFGAGDLKEAFFLVDLLERSGYDGPRHFDFKPPRTEDMDGVWASVAGCMRNYLILKEKAAAFRADPEVAAALEASHVGELDRPTLGPGESVTDLLSEELDLDAAGPRGYHFERLDQLALDHLLGVR, via the coding sequence ATGACCGACCACCAGCCCACGCCCGAGGACCGGTTCAGCTTCGGCCTGTGGACGGTCGGCTGGCGTGGAGTGAACACCTTCGGGGAGGCCATACGGCCCCCGCTCGACGCCGTCGACGCGGTCCACCGGCTGGCCGACCTGGGAGCCTATGGCGTCACCTTCCACGACGACGACCTCATCCCGCCCGGATCGCCTCCCGCCGACCGGGACGGCATCCTCAAGCGCTTCCGCGCGGCCCTGGACGCGACGGGGATGGTCGTGCCCATGGTGACCACCAACCTCTTCTCCCACCCGGTCTTCCGCGACGGCGGCTTCACCTCCAACCGCCGCGACGTGCGCCGCTACGCGCTGCGCAAGGTCATCCGCAACATCGACCTCGCCGCCGAACTGGGGGCGCGGACGTATGTCTGCTGGGGCGGCCAGGACGGCGCGGAGACCGAGGCGGGCAAGGACGACCGCGCGGCACTGGACCGGCTGCGGGAGGCGTTCGACATCCTGTGCGGCTACGTCCGCGACCAGGGGTACGACCTGCGCTTCGCGATCGAGCCCAAGCCGAACGAACCGCGCGGCGACGTCCTGCTGCCGACCGTCGGCCACGCGCTCGCCTTCATCACCGAGCTGGCACACCCGGACATGGTGGGCGTCAACCCCGAGGTGGGCCACGAGCAGATGGCCGGGCTCAACTTCACGCACGCCCTCGCTCAGGCGCTGTGGCACGGCAAGCTGTTCCACATCGACCTCAACGGGCAGCGCGGGGTGAAGTACGACCAGGACCTCCGCTTCGGCGCCGGCGACCTGAAAGAGGCCTTCTTCCTGGTCGACCTGCTGGAACGGTCCGGCTACGACGGCCCCCGCCACTTCGACTTCAAGCCCCCGCGCACCGAGGACATGGACGGCGTGTGGGCCTCGGTCGCCGGGTGCATGCGCAACTACCTGATCCTCAAGGAGAAGGCCGCGGCCTTCCGCGCCGATCCGGAAGTCGCGGCGGCACTGGAGGCATCCCACGTCGGCGAGCTGGATCGCCCCACACTCGGACCCGGAGAGTCGGTCACCGACCTGCTGTCCGAGGAACTGGACCTGGACGCGGCCGGGCCACGCGGGTACCACTTCGAACGCCTCGACCAGCTCGCCCTGGACCACCTCCTCGGCGTGCGCTGA
- the xylB gene encoding xylulokinase, with protein MTLVAGVDSSTQGTKVVVRRADTGALVREGRAKHPEGTEIDPEHWWTALLSAAESGLLDGVAAIGVAAQQHGMVALDGDGRVVRPALLWNDTRSATAAADLVTELGGPKAWAEAVGTVPVASLTVTKLRWLAEHEPDNSRRVERVLLPHDWLTWRLTGCGEAVTDRGDASGTGYYAPDRGEYCPDLLRLAFGREVGTPRVAAPFEPGPAVDATGLPPIGVVSAGTGDNMAAALGLDVRPGDVVVSLGTSGTAFAATDAATADPSGQVAGFADATGRFLPLVCTLNAARALTAGAAMLGVGLEEFDALARSAPAGAQGLTFLPYLDGERTPNLPDATGRIDGMTRANLAPPNIARAVVEGMLCGLADAVDALAGEGVPVRRILLIGGGARSRAVRTIAPQIFGRTVTVPEPGEYVADGAARQAAWALAGTAPAWEPRLAEDHEAAPVPEVRDRYAAARESLRSAVA; from the coding sequence ATGACGCTCGTCGCCGGGGTGGACTCCTCCACCCAGGGCACCAAGGTCGTGGTGCGCCGGGCCGACACCGGAGCGCTGGTCCGCGAGGGGCGAGCCAAGCATCCCGAAGGAACCGAGATCGACCCCGAGCACTGGTGGACCGCCCTGCTCAGCGCCGCCGAGAGCGGCCTGCTCGACGGGGTCGCGGCCATCGGCGTCGCCGCACAGCAACACGGCATGGTGGCCCTCGACGGCGACGGGCGCGTGGTGCGCCCCGCACTGCTGTGGAACGACACCCGTTCCGCCACCGCCGCAGCCGACCTGGTCACCGAACTCGGCGGCCCGAAAGCCTGGGCCGAAGCGGTGGGAACCGTTCCGGTCGCGAGCCTGACCGTGACGAAGCTGCGCTGGCTCGCCGAACACGAACCGGACAACAGCCGACGCGTCGAGCGGGTCCTGCTCCCGCATGACTGGCTGACCTGGCGACTCACCGGCTGCGGGGAGGCGGTCACCGACCGCGGCGACGCCTCCGGAACCGGCTACTACGCGCCCGACCGCGGAGAGTACTGCCCCGACCTGCTCCGCCTCGCGTTCGGCCGCGAGGTCGGGACGCCGCGCGTCGCCGCGCCGTTCGAGCCCGGCCCCGCCGTCGACGCCACCGGCCTCCCGCCGATCGGCGTCGTGTCGGCGGGCACCGGCGACAACATGGCCGCCGCGCTGGGCCTCGACGTGCGGCCCGGGGATGTCGTCGTCTCGCTGGGCACCTCCGGCACGGCCTTCGCCGCCACCGACGCCGCCACCGCCGACCCCTCCGGCCAGGTCGCCGGGTTCGCCGACGCCACCGGACGCTTCCTGCCGCTCGTATGCACCCTCAACGCCGCCCGCGCCCTCACCGCCGGTGCCGCGATGCTCGGCGTCGGCCTGGAGGAGTTCGACGCCCTGGCGCGATCCGCCCCCGCCGGCGCCCAGGGACTGACCTTCCTGCCCTACCTGGACGGCGAACGCACCCCCAACCTCCCTGACGCCACCGGCCGTATCGACGGCATGACCCGCGCCAACCTCGCTCCGCCCAATATCGCGCGGGCCGTCGTCGAGGGGATGCTGTGCGGGCTCGCCGACGCGGTCGACGCGTTGGCCGGGGAAGGGGTGCCCGTCCGGCGCATCCTGCTCATCGGCGGCGGAGCGCGCTCCCGCGCCGTACGGACCATCGCCCCGCAGATCTTCGGCCGTACCGTCACCGTCCCCGAACCGGGGGAGTACGTCGCCGACGGCGCCGCCCGGCAGGCGGCGTGGGCACTCGCGGGAACCGCACCGGCCTGGGAGCCCCGCCTCGCCGAAGACCATGAGGCCGCCCCCGTCCCCGAAGTCCGCGACCGGTACGCGGCGGCGCGGGAGTCACTGCGGTCGGCCGTGGCGTGA
- the mmuM gene encoding homocysteine S-methyltransferase produces MRTPLDDRDVLVLDGGLATRLEDLGCDLSDELWSARLLMDDPDLIRRAHGDFFAAGADVAITASYQASVPALTRRGLSVGEAADLIRRSVALAAEARDDHGAGQVAASVGPYGAYLANGAEYAGAYDLDEDGLAAWHRDRWHILADSGADLLACETIPSYAEARALARLLAETPEVRAWVSFSCRDGGHISDGTPLADCAALFSGLDAVIAVGANCTAPRYIPSLIREAATSGTAVVVYPNSGETWDAENRRWTGWSDPVGFGAEARDWHAAGARLVGGCCRTTPDHIREIRAHLG; encoded by the coding sequence GTGCGCACACCGCTCGACGACCGCGACGTCCTCGTTCTTGATGGCGGGCTGGCCACGCGGCTGGAGGACCTCGGCTGCGACCTGAGCGACGAACTCTGGTCGGCCCGCCTGCTCATGGACGATCCCGACCTGATCCGGCGGGCGCATGGCGACTTCTTCGCGGCGGGCGCCGATGTCGCCATCACCGCCAGCTACCAGGCCAGCGTCCCGGCGCTCACCCGGCGCGGGCTGAGCGTAGGGGAGGCCGCCGACCTCATCCGCCGGTCCGTGGCGCTCGCCGCCGAGGCCCGGGACGACCACGGTGCCGGACAGGTGGCGGCGAGCGTCGGCCCGTACGGCGCCTACCTCGCCAACGGTGCCGAGTACGCCGGCGCCTACGACCTCGACGAGGACGGCCTGGCCGCCTGGCACCGCGACCGGTGGCACATCCTCGCCGACAGCGGAGCCGACCTGCTGGCCTGCGAGACCATCCCCTCCTACGCCGAAGCCCGTGCCCTGGCCCGCCTGCTCGCCGAGACGCCGGAGGTCCGCGCCTGGGTCAGCTTCTCCTGCCGCGACGGCGGGCACATCAGCGACGGCACACCTCTGGCCGACTGCGCGGCACTCTTCTCCGGCCTCGACGCGGTGATCGCCGTCGGCGCCAACTGCACCGCGCCCCGCTATATCCCCTCCCTGATCCGGGAAGCGGCGACCAGCGGCACCGCCGTGGTCGTCTACCCCAACTCGGGGGAGACCTGGGACGCCGAGAACCGCCGCTGGACCGGGTGGAGCGACCCCGTGGGCTTCGGCGCCGAGGCCCGCGACTGGCACGCGGCCGGTGCGCGCCTCGTCGGCGGCTGCTGCCGCACCACGCCCGACCACATCCGGGAGATCCGCGCTCACCTCGGCTGA
- a CDS encoding FAD-dependent oxidoreductase translates to MTTVETDVLIVGSGPAGASAALALSTYGVDNILVTRYGRLADTPRAHITNQRTMEVLRDLGVEQDVAAKATPQHLMGNTVFCTALAGEELGRVRSWGNDPLVQAEHELASPTRMCDMPQHLLEPVLVNAAVERGTRLRFHTVYTSFEQDDHGVTATVDDRLRGDTYRIRAKYLIGADGGRSRVAEHAALPMSGRMGVAGSINIVFRADLSKYVAHRPSTLYWVLAPGATVGGIGAGLVRCVRPWNEWLIVWGYDVAGEPPDLTEDYARAVVRKLVGDDDIPVTITSSSAWTVNEMYAERYSNGRVFCAGDATHRHPPSNGLGSNTSIQDSYNLAWKLKLVLYGTAAPSLLDSYDAERAPIGKQIVERANKSIVETAPIFEALDGLAPQTPEQLLRNIAARKSDTPEAADQRARLREAIARKVYEFNAHGVDLNHRYTSAAIIPDGTPDPGFDRDPELHYQPTTRPGAKLPHAWLTAGTRNLSTLDLGGQGRFTLITGIGGECWTDAARLAGKEFGLDIATAVIGPGQDYEDPYGDWARLRGITDSGALLVRPDNHVAFRSFDTAEDAAGILARVLGRLLGWERPEGTLT, encoded by the coding sequence ATGACAACGGTGGAAACCGATGTGTTGATCGTGGGTAGCGGGCCCGCGGGCGCCAGCGCCGCCCTCGCCCTGAGCACCTACGGCGTCGACAACATCCTGGTGACCCGTTACGGGCGGCTGGCCGATACGCCCCGGGCGCACATCACCAACCAGCGGACCATGGAGGTGTTGCGCGATCTGGGCGTCGAGCAGGACGTGGCCGCCAAGGCCACGCCGCAACACCTCATGGGCAACACGGTGTTCTGCACTGCCCTCGCCGGCGAGGAGCTCGGCCGCGTGCGCTCCTGGGGCAACGACCCGCTCGTCCAGGCCGAACACGAGCTCGCCAGCCCCACCCGCATGTGCGACATGCCCCAGCACCTGCTGGAGCCGGTGCTGGTCAACGCCGCCGTCGAGCGCGGCACCCGGCTGCGCTTCCACACCGTCTACACGTCCTTCGAACAGGACGACCACGGGGTGACGGCCACCGTCGACGACCGCCTGCGCGGCGACACCTACCGGATCCGCGCCAAGTACCTGATCGGCGCGGACGGCGGACGAAGCCGCGTCGCCGAGCACGCCGCGCTGCCGATGAGCGGTCGGATGGGCGTCGCGGGCAGCATCAACATCGTGTTCCGGGCGGACCTGTCCAAGTACGTGGCGCACCGCCCCAGCACCCTGTACTGGGTGCTGGCGCCCGGCGCGACCGTCGGCGGCATCGGCGCGGGCCTGGTCCGCTGCGTGCGCCCGTGGAACGAGTGGCTGATCGTGTGGGGGTACGACGTGGCGGGTGAGCCGCCGGACCTCACCGAGGACTACGCCCGCGCGGTCGTGCGCAAGCTGGTGGGGGACGACGACATCCCGGTGACCATCACCTCCAGCTCCGCCTGGACGGTCAACGAGATGTACGCCGAGAGGTACTCCAACGGGCGGGTGTTCTGCGCCGGGGACGCCACCCACCGGCACCCGCCGTCCAACGGACTGGGCTCCAACACCTCCATCCAGGACTCCTACAACCTGGCCTGGAAGCTGAAGCTGGTCCTGTACGGCACCGCCGCACCGTCCCTCCTGGACAGCTACGACGCCGAGCGCGCCCCCATCGGCAAGCAGATCGTCGAACGCGCCAACAAGTCCATTGTCGAGACCGCCCCCATCTTCGAGGCGCTGGACGGCCTGGCCCCGCAGACACCCGAGCAGCTGCTCCGCAACATCGCCGCCCGCAAGTCCGACACCCCTGAGGCCGCCGACCAGCGCGCCCGGCTGCGCGAGGCGATCGCGCGCAAGGTGTATGAGTTCAACGCGCACGGCGTGGACCTCAACCACCGCTACACCTCAGCCGCCATCATCCCCGACGGTACGCCCGACCCGGGCTTCGACCGCGACCCCGAGCTGCACTACCAACCCACCACCCGGCCCGGTGCCAAGCTCCCGCACGCCTGGCTCACCGCGGGGACGCGCAACCTGTCCACCCTCGACCTGGGCGGGCAGGGCCGATTCACCCTGATCACCGGCATCGGCGGCGAGTGCTGGACGGACGCGGCCCGCCTGGCCGGCAAGGAGTTCGGCCTGGACATCGCCACCGCGGTCATCGGCCCCGGCCAGGACTATGAGGACCCGTACGGCGACTGGGCCCGGCTGCGCGGAATCACCGACTCCGGCGCCCTGCTGGTCCGTCCGGACAACCACGTGGCCTTCCGCTCCTTCGACACCGCCGAGGACGCGGCCGGGATTCTCGCTCGCGTGCTGGGGCGCCTGCTGGGGTGGGAGCGGCCCGAGGGCACGCTCACCTGA